Below is a genomic region from Henckelia pumila isolate YLH828 chromosome 3, ASM3356847v2, whole genome shotgun sequence.
TTGACCCTCCTTCAGAACGCGAGAACAGATATCACAATCACCCCTCCTTCAGAACGCGACGTCCTCGTCGCGGCCTGACCTAATCCACCAGCACCGAGAATCTAGAGTTCATTTTTCTCATGTGGGAGAGATATATCACAATCACCCCTCCTTCAGAACGCGCCGTCCTCGTCGCGACCTGACCTAATCCACCAGCACCGAAAATCTAGAGGTGGCTTtacaggttcaagaggtggctcccgtcaTGTAGCACTTTGTCCTGCGTAACACTTATTTCCCGGGTTTCCTGCCGGTGAATGTCTCTCATACCATTTTATTATGCCCCGGGCCCAGGCCCGCGCTTGCGCGAGTGCACAATGAacccctatagcaactacttcatATTCATTCAtattttacgaaaatgattaaccaaGTTAATATAGCTAGAAGTCCATTGTAACtcattttaaagtcatttaaaatctttcatttttctcatgtgGAACAAAAGTTTCACACTTTCTTTTCGTCTTTCTTTTCGTCTAAAATATTTAGTCCATTTTTCATGATAACAATATCATTATCTATTATTTTACTCATCTATCGTCATCATTAAATACATTAACCAAGTTGgataatttttttatcttaTAAAACCACAAAGtcagagaaatttttttttctttcaaaatataattttccaaCGACTTTCTTAAAACACACCAACCTAAATACATAGGATAATTAGGTTAGGAAATAGTACAACCATCTTTCATCAGTCACACACTGAAATCAAATCTGCATCAATGGAAGGAGAGATCAACAACTTCGTTCTTGTGTGGCTCACGGTGGTGGTATCCTTATGCTACTGCCACGAAGTCAGCAAATTCTTCCCCGCTGTTACCAAAGCCAGATTCCTTGCTATTCTTCCTGTGAGTTTCTTGTTTCTGTGTCTCCCTCTCAATCTCACCTCCATACATTTAGGCGGCACCACTTCTTTCTTCATCTCTTGGCTTTCTAACTTCAAACTTGTGCTTTTTGCCTTCAATAAAGGCCCCCTTTCATCAGATCCACCCGTTCCATTGTCTCGTTTCATTCCCTTGGCTTGTTTTCCCATCAAATTCAAATCTCGGGAGTCGGCCAAGAAAAGTGGCAGATCGATTCTTAATTATGTCATCAAATTGGCCATTTTGGTTCTTCTTGTCCGACTTTACTATTTTAAGGATCTTCTGCATCCCAAGatcattttgtttttctattGTCTCCATATTTACTTTATGTTGGAGATGATACTGGGCCTTGTCTCTTCCACGGCGAATGCCCTGCTCCGAATCGAGCTCGAGCCACCATTCGACGAGCCTTATCTGTCCACTTCACTTCAAGATTTCTGGGGGAGGAGATGGAATTTGATGGTCACCAACATTATGAATCCCACCGTTTACCAGCCCGTCAGGTCGTTTTCGGCCCGGTTTTTGGCGAGAAAATGGGCTCCGATTCCAGCCGTTTTGGCTACTTTTTTCGTCTCGGGGCTGATGCACGAGCTGGTGTTCTATAACATCGGCAGACAGAAGCCCAGCGGGGAAGTTACAGCCTTTTTCTTGCTACATGGGTTGTCTTTATCTGTGGAAATCGGGATCAAGAAAATGGTGAACGGCAGATTCACGGTGCCCGGAATAGTTTCCGGGCCAATCGCGGTGGCGTATGTGATTTACACGAGTTTCTGGCTATTCTTTCCGCCGTTTCTGAGAACCAAGGCGGAGATAAAGGGATGTACGGAGTCTCTTGCGCTATGGGAGTTTCTGAAGACTCGTCGGCTCGTTAGCCCCACTGAATTCTCATGCCCATTTCTGTGACTCTTGAGTGAAAATGTAAGTTCAATAAATTAATCAATATTTTCATTGGCTTGGATCAATATATTTTGTCTTTTcgggaaaaaataaaatcaacatatttttaatatatattattaaaattattaaggttccttgtattttaattttctttacTATTACTTATATTTAACTGAAAAGGAAATCTTATTTATATTTAGTATTCCACTGCACGCTATATAGCCCatgtttttaaataaaaataaaaaataaaaaattgatatttcTTTATATAAATATCCatcgaaataatataatatttccgtaattaaaaatctaataaaaaataaaaaaaatattaaattaatttataataacTTTGAAATTGTGATAATGGATCATGATTCATGTCACTAAAAATTCttgaatataataatataataatatagaaAGTATCTTTGTGCAAACGGGATTCAATGTAAATTTATTAAGATTATCATTGTATTAACATACAAGCCATGGATTTGAAacacaacaaaaaataaaatcatctaAACAATCGAATATATTTCATATTCATTAATCCAATGCTCGCAATAATATTAatccaatttaattttttatttgattttttttttttttttgcccgcATAGAACTCCGGCTATCTTCCAAATTGGGAGAGGTGATGCCATTTGAAAGTCAT
It encodes:
- the LOC140892622 gene encoding probable long-chain-alcohol O-fatty-acyltransferase 5, with translation MEGEINNFVLVWLTVVVSLCYCHEVSKFFPAVTKARFLAILPVSFLFLCLPLNLTSIHLGGTTSFFISWLSNFKLVLFAFNKGPLSSDPPVPLSRFIPLACFPIKFKSRESAKKSGRSILNYVIKLAILVLLVRLYYFKDLLHPKIILFFYCLHIYFMLEMILGLVSSTANALLRIELEPPFDEPYLSTSLQDFWGRRWNLMVTNIMNPTVYQPVRSFSARFLARKWAPIPAVLATFFVSGLMHELVFYNIGRQKPSGEVTAFFLLHGLSLSVEIGIKKMVNGRFTVPGIVSGPIAVAYVIYTSFWLFFPPFLRTKAEIKGCTESLALWEFLKTRRLVSPTEFSCPFL